In Streptomyces sp. NBC_00414, a single window of DNA contains:
- a CDS encoding zinc-dependent alcohol dehydrogenase family protein yields MKAAVIESVGKAVVSEVPDPTPGPREVVVEVSACGLCGTDLHILQGEFAPKLPIVPGHEFAGEVVGVGRQVTELSVGDQVAVDPSLYCYECRYCRTGHNNLCERWAAIGVTTAGGAAQYAVAPVANCVKLPEHVRTQDAALIEPLSCAVRGYDVLNSRLGSHVLIYGSGTMGLMMLELAKRTGAASVDMVDINPKRLTTAQKLGVSASATSADELDRPQGWDLVVDATGNAAAIQDGLERVAKAGTFLQFGVADYATRVSIDPYRIYNQEITITGSMAVLHSFERAAELFATGVLDPDIFISDRLPLDQYPQALDQFASGVGRKIVVVP; encoded by the coding sequence ATGAAGGCCGCCGTCATCGAGTCCGTGGGAAAGGCCGTCGTCTCCGAGGTCCCGGACCCGACGCCAGGCCCCCGCGAGGTCGTCGTGGAGGTGTCGGCCTGCGGGTTGTGCGGCACGGACCTGCACATCCTCCAGGGCGAGTTCGCACCCAAGCTGCCGATCGTCCCCGGACACGAGTTCGCGGGCGAGGTGGTCGGAGTCGGCAGGCAGGTCACGGAACTCTCGGTCGGCGACCAGGTGGCCGTGGACCCCTCCCTCTACTGCTACGAGTGCCGCTACTGCCGGACGGGCCACAACAACCTCTGTGAGCGCTGGGCCGCGATCGGCGTCACCACGGCGGGCGGCGCCGCCCAGTACGCGGTCGCGCCGGTGGCGAACTGCGTGAAGCTCCCCGAGCACGTACGCACCCAGGACGCGGCCCTGATCGAACCGCTCTCCTGCGCGGTACGCGGCTACGACGTCCTCAACTCCCGCCTCGGCTCCCACGTCCTGATCTACGGTTCGGGAACGATGGGCCTGATGATGCTGGAGCTGGCGAAGCGCACGGGCGCGGCGAGCGTGGACATGGTGGACATCAACCCGAAGCGCCTCACCACCGCCCAGAAGCTCGGCGTCTCGGCGTCCGCCACGAGCGCCGACGAGCTGGACCGCCCGCAGGGCTGGGACCTGGTGGTCGACGCCACGGGCAACGCGGCGGCGATCCAGGACGGTCTGGAGCGGGTCGCCAAGGCCGGGACCTTCCTCCAGTTCGGGGTGGCCGACTACGCGACGCGGGTGTCCATCGACCCGTACCGCATCTACAACCAGGAGATCACCATCACGGGTTCGATGGCCGTCCTGCACAGCTTCGAGCGCGCGGCGGAGCTGTTCGCGACAGGCGTCCTGGACCCTGACATCTTCATCAGCGACCGCCTCCCCCTGGACCAGTACCCCCAGGCCCTGGACCAGTTCGCCTCAGGCGTAGGCCGAAAGATCGTGGTGGTCCCGTAA
- a CDS encoding carbohydrate ABC transporter permease yields MSATAVRVRPSSTRSADPTPRRPKGRGLGLVAWLAGIVFFLPIAWMALTSFHSEEDAATNPPSFGAALTLDGYREFFGTGGGASPWPALINSTVASLASTLLVLVLALPAAYALSIRPVKKWTDVLFFFLSTKMLPVVAGLLPIYLFAKNTGMLDNIWLLVILYTSMNLPIAVWMMQSFLSEVPVAIIEAAQIDGAKLPTILTRVVAPIALPGIAATSLICFIFSWNELLFARVLTGVVAETAPVFLTGFITSQGLFLAKVCAASLVVSLPVLAAGFAAQDKLVQGLSLGAVK; encoded by the coding sequence ATGAGCGCCACCGCTGTACGTGTACGCCCCAGCAGCACCCGATCGGCCGATCCCACCCCCCGCCGCCCCAAGGGACGGGGCCTCGGCCTGGTCGCCTGGCTGGCCGGCATCGTCTTCTTCCTGCCCATCGCCTGGATGGCCCTGACGTCGTTCCACTCCGAGGAGGACGCGGCAACCAATCCACCGTCCTTCGGGGCGGCCCTGACGCTCGACGGGTACCGCGAGTTCTTCGGCACGGGCGGCGGCGCGAGCCCCTGGCCGGCCCTGATCAACTCGACGGTGGCGTCCCTGGCGTCGACCCTCCTGGTCCTGGTCCTCGCCCTCCCCGCGGCGTACGCACTCTCCATCCGCCCGGTCAAGAAGTGGACGGACGTCCTCTTCTTCTTCCTCTCCACGAAAATGCTGCCGGTGGTGGCGGGCCTCCTCCCGATCTACCTCTTCGCGAAGAACACCGGGATGCTGGACAACATCTGGCTCCTGGTCATCCTCTACACCTCGATGAACCTGCCGATCGCCGTATGGATGATGCAGTCGTTCCTCTCCGAGGTCCCGGTGGCAATCATCGAGGCGGCACAGATAGACGGCGCGAAACTCCCCACCATCCTGACCCGCGTCGTGGCGCCCATCGCCCTCCCGGGCATCGCCGCCACCTCCCTCATCTGCTTCATCTTCAGCTGGAACGAGCTGCTCTTCGCCCGCGTGCTGACGGGTGTGGTGGCGGAGACCGCCCCGGTCTTCCTCACCGGCTTCATCACCAGCCAGGGCCTGTTCCTGGCCAAGGTGTGCGCCGCGTCGCTCGTCGTCTCCCTGCCGGTGCTCGCCGCGGGGTTCGCCGCCCAGGACAAACTGGTCCAGGGCCTTTCGCTGGGAGCCGTGAAATGA
- a CDS encoding carbohydrate ABC transporter permease: MTATTTAPVAAPSVRTQKTPPSGRLKAWATRAPLLPALIFMIAVTQLPFVATLVISFFDWNSLYPDARSFTGFGNYTEVLTDEALRKSVWTTIVLTVSVVLASLVLGLGLALLLDRKFRGRGLVRTLLIAPFLVVPVAAALLWKHVLYNPEYGLLNGLLHYVGGPQPDWISNTPLLAIEMSLVWQWTPFMMLILLAGLQSRDHQQIEAAKVDGASGWQVFRYLTLPHLRRYLELGALLGSIYIVQNFDAVFTITSGGLGTANLPYTVYQTFYQAHENGLASAAGVLVVIGSIIIATFALRVVSSLFREEVGRA, from the coding sequence ATGACCGCGACAACGACAGCCCCAGTGGCCGCACCATCCGTACGCACGCAGAAGACACCGCCCTCCGGCCGCCTGAAGGCCTGGGCGACCAGGGCCCCGCTCCTGCCCGCCCTGATCTTCATGATCGCCGTGACCCAGCTGCCGTTCGTGGCCACGCTGGTGATCTCCTTCTTCGACTGGAACTCCCTCTACCCGGACGCCCGCAGCTTCACGGGCTTCGGCAACTACACCGAGGTCCTCACCGACGAGGCCCTGCGCAAGTCGGTCTGGACGACCATCGTGCTGACGGTCTCCGTCGTCCTGGCCAGCCTGGTCCTGGGACTGGGCCTCGCCCTCCTCCTGGACCGCAAGTTCCGGGGCCGCGGCCTGGTCCGCACGCTCCTGATCGCACCCTTCCTGGTGGTCCCCGTAGCGGCGGCCCTGCTCTGGAAGCATGTCCTCTACAACCCCGAATACGGCCTGCTCAATGGGTTGTTGCACTATGTGGGCGGCCCACAGCCGGACTGGATCTCCAACACCCCGCTGCTCGCCATCGAGATGTCCCTCGTCTGGCAGTGGACGCCGTTCATGATGCTGATCCTGCTGGCGGGCCTGCAGAGCCGGGACCACCAGCAGATCGAGGCGGCCAAGGTCGACGGCGCGAGCGGCTGGCAGGTCTTCCGCTACCTCACCCTGCCCCACCTGCGCCGCTACCTCGAACTGGGCGCCCTGCTCGGCTCGATCTACATCGTGCAGAACTTCGACGCGGTCTTCACCATCACGTCCGGCGGCCTGGGCACCGCGAACCTGCCCTACACCGTCTACCAGACCTTCTACCAGGCGCACGAGAACGGCCTCGCCTCCGCGGCCGGCGTCCTGGTCGTCATCGGTTCGATCATCATCGCGACCTTCGCGCTGCGCGTGGTCTCGTCCCTGTTCCGTGAGGAGGTGGGCCGCGCATGA
- a CDS encoding ABC transporter substrate-binding protein — MRTQSRRRPRAMFAAAAAGTLLAPLLSGCWAGAGGAGSGGNSINVLMVNNPQMVELQKLTAAHFTKETGIKVNFTVLPENDVRDKISQDFANQAGQYDVATLSNYEIPIYAKNDWLHEMDSYVAKDPGYDEQDVLKPMRQSLTAEDGKLYGQPFYGESSFLMYRKDVFAEKGLKMPDHPTWAEVADLAAKADGAESGMKGICLRGLPGWGEIMAPLTTVVNTFGGTWFDKDWKARLDSPEFEKATKFYVDLVREHGESGAAQSGFAECLNNLTQGKVAMWYDATSAAGSLESAKSPVKGKIGYVPAPVDKTESSGWLYTWAWGIQDASRNPDKAWKFVSWASSKEYEQLVGDEIGWSNVPAGKRASTYTNADYRKEAGAFQEMTKEAIEGARPTDPGVQPRPAPGIQFVGIPEFTDLGTKVSQEISAAIAGRQSVESALKKSQKLAEEIAEEYEGR; from the coding sequence ATGCGAACCCAGAGCCGACGGAGGCCGCGCGCGATGTTCGCCGCGGCCGCCGCAGGGACGCTGCTCGCCCCGCTGCTCTCCGGTTGCTGGGCCGGAGCGGGCGGCGCGGGCTCCGGAGGCAACTCCATCAACGTCCTCATGGTCAACAACCCGCAGATGGTGGAGTTGCAGAAGCTCACCGCCGCTCATTTCACCAAGGAGACCGGCATCAAGGTGAACTTCACCGTGCTGCCGGAGAACGACGTCCGCGACAAGATCAGCCAGGACTTCGCCAACCAGGCCGGCCAGTACGACGTCGCGACGCTGTCCAACTACGAGATACCGATCTACGCCAAGAACGACTGGCTGCACGAGATGGACTCGTACGTCGCGAAGGACCCCGGCTACGACGAGCAGGACGTCCTCAAGCCCATGCGCCAGTCCCTCACCGCGGAGGACGGCAAGCTCTACGGACAGCCCTTCTACGGCGAGTCGTCCTTCCTGATGTACCGCAAGGACGTGTTCGCCGAGAAGGGCCTGAAGATGCCCGACCACCCGACCTGGGCGGAGGTCGCGGACCTCGCCGCGAAGGCCGACGGCGCCGAGTCGGGCATGAAGGGCATCTGCCTGCGCGGCCTGCCCGGCTGGGGCGAGATCATGGCCCCGCTCACCACGGTCGTGAACACCTTCGGCGGCACCTGGTTCGACAAGGACTGGAAGGCGCGGCTCGACTCCCCCGAGTTCGAGAAGGCGACCAAGTTCTATGTGGACCTCGTCCGCGAGCACGGCGAGTCCGGCGCGGCCCAGTCCGGCTTCGCCGAGTGCCTCAACAACCTGACCCAGGGCAAGGTCGCCATGTGGTACGACGCCACCTCCGCGGCCGGCTCCCTGGAATCGGCGAAGTCCCCGGTCAAGGGCAAGATCGGCTACGTACCGGCGCCGGTCGACAAGACGGAGTCCTCCGGCTGGCTCTACACCTGGGCCTGGGGCATCCAGGACGCGTCCCGCAACCCCGACAAGGCGTGGAAGTTCGTCTCCTGGGCGTCCAGCAAGGAGTACGAGCAGCTGGTGGGCGACGAGATCGGCTGGTCCAACGTGCCGGCCGGCAAGCGCGCCTCAACGTACACGAACGCCGACTACCGCAAGGAGGCCGGCGCCTTCCAGGAGATGACCAAGGAAGCCATCGAGGGCGCCCGCCCCACCGATCCCGGCGTACAGCCGCGGCCCGCGCCCGGCATCCAGTTCGTCGGCATCCCCGAGTTCACCGATCTCGGCACCAAGGTCTCGCAGGAGATCAGCGCGGCCATCGCCGGACGCCAGTCCGTCGAGTCGGCCCTGAAGAAGTCCCAGAAGCTGGCCGAGGAGATCGCCGAGGAGTACGAGGGACGATGA
- a CDS encoding DeoR/GlpR family DNA-binding transcription regulator: protein MSGMSAEERQREIVKTARRTGAVDVNELAAELGVARETVRRDLRALEDHGLVRRTHGGAYPVESAGFETTLAFRATSHVPEKRRIAAAAAELLGDAETVFVDEGFTPQLIAESLPRDRPLTVVTASLATAGALAEADNKTVLLLGGRVRPGTLATVDHWTTKMLAGFVIDLAFIGANGISREHGLTTPDPAVSEVKSQAIRAARRTVFAGVHTKFGAVSFCRFAEISALEAIVTSTFLPASEAHRYSMQGPQVIRV from the coding sequence GTGTCGGGCATGAGCGCGGAGGAACGGCAGCGGGAGATCGTGAAGACCGCCCGCCGTACAGGTGCCGTCGACGTGAACGAGCTCGCGGCCGAGCTGGGCGTCGCCAGGGAGACCGTGCGCCGCGATCTGCGCGCCCTGGAGGACCACGGCCTCGTCCGCCGCACGCACGGCGGCGCCTACCCCGTGGAGAGCGCCGGCTTCGAGACGACGCTCGCCTTCCGCGCCACCAGCCACGTACCCGAGAAGCGCCGGATCGCGGCAGCCGCGGCCGAGTTGCTCGGCGACGCGGAGACGGTCTTCGTCGACGAGGGCTTCACCCCCCAGCTCATCGCCGAGTCACTGCCCAGGGACCGGCCGCTGACCGTGGTCACCGCGTCCCTGGCCACCGCGGGCGCGCTCGCCGAGGCCGACAACAAGACGGTCCTGCTGCTCGGCGGCCGGGTCAGGCCCGGCACGCTGGCCACCGTCGACCACTGGACGACGAAGATGCTCGCGGGCTTCGTCATCGACCTGGCGTTCATCGGCGCCAACGGCATCTCGCGCGAACACGGCCTCACCACCCCCGACCCGGCCGTCAGCGAGGTCAAGTCACAGGCGATCCGGGCCGCGCGGCGCACGGTCTTCGCGGGCGTGCACACCAAGTTCGGCGCGGTCAGCTTCTGCCGGTTCGCGGAGATCAGCGCCCTGGAGGCGATCGTCACCAGCACGTTCCTCCCCGCCTCCGAGGCCCACCGCTACTCGATGCAGGGCCCCCAGGTCATCCGGGTCTGA
- a CDS encoding NAD-dependent epimerase/dehydratase family protein, with amino-acid sequence MPAPRTAPRTVLLTGAAGGLGTLMRGLLPAYGYELRLLDMLPIEGEPDAITADLGDKEALREAVRGVDAVIHLAGISLESTFDKILKANIEGTYNLYEAAREEGIGRIVFASSNHAVGFTPRPGGEAPHEPGDLIPIGTPRRPDTFYGLSKAFGEDLAQFYWDKHGLETVSVRIGSCFLEPTTVRMLSVWMSPGDGARLFHAALTAEHVGHSVVYGSSANTRLWWDLSTARALGYEPRDDSEQYAEKLIAEQGELDPANPDHACLGGAFVTNPPVWPY; translated from the coding sequence ATGCCCGCTCCGCGCACCGCTCCCCGCACCGTTCTGCTCACCGGCGCCGCCGGAGGCCTCGGCACCCTGATGCGCGGGCTGCTGCCCGCCTACGGCTACGAGCTGCGCCTCCTCGACATGCTGCCCATCGAGGGCGAGCCGGACGCGATCACCGCGGACCTCGGCGACAAGGAAGCCCTGCGCGAGGCCGTCCGGGGCGTGGACGCCGTCATCCACCTCGCGGGCATCTCCCTGGAGTCCACCTTCGACAAGATCCTGAAGGCGAACATCGAGGGCACGTACAACCTCTACGAGGCCGCGCGCGAGGAGGGCATCGGGCGGATCGTCTTCGCCTCCTCCAACCACGCGGTCGGCTTCACCCCGCGCCCCGGGGGCGAGGCGCCCCACGAGCCGGGCGACCTCATCCCCATCGGCACCCCGCGCCGCCCGGACACCTTCTACGGGCTGTCCAAGGCGTTCGGCGAGGACCTGGCGCAGTTCTACTGGGACAAGCACGGCCTGGAGACGGTCTCCGTGCGCATCGGCTCCTGCTTCCTGGAGCCGACCACCGTGCGCATGCTGTCGGTCTGGATGAGCCCCGGCGACGGCGCCCGCCTCTTCCACGCGGCCCTGACCGCCGAGCACGTCGGGCACAGCGTCGTCTACGGCTCCTCCGCGAACACCCGCCTGTGGTGGGACCTCTCGACCGCCCGCGCGCTCGGCTACGAGCCGCGGGACGACTCGGAGCAGTACGCGGAGAAGCTGATCGCGGAGCAGGGCGAGCTGGACCCGGCGAATCCGGACCACGCCTGCCTCGGCGGCGCCTTCGTGACGAACCCCCCGGTGTGGCCGTACTGA
- a CDS encoding 5-dehydro-4-deoxyglucarate dehydratase, which yields MSSAPLAARLNIASGPLFFPVTAYDRDGAVDLDVYREHVRRGVEAGAAAVFACCGTGEFHALTPEEFQTCVRAAVEETAGRVPVVAGAGYGTALAVRYARLAEEAGADGLLAMPPYLVVAGQEGLLRHYTELADATSLDIIVYQRDNAVFTPETVVALARAEGVIGFKDGTGDLDLMQRIVSAVRSEVPGDFLYFNGLPTAELTGLAYRGIGITLYSSAVFCFAPEIALAFHRAFGSGDDATVNRLLDGFYRPLVELRAKGRGYAVSLVKAGVRLRGLDVGEVRSPLHEPAEDHIKQLAQLIERGYALLEEGK from the coding sequence GTGTCGTCAGCCCCCCTCGCCGCTCGACTCAATATTGCCAGCGGGCCGCTGTTCTTCCCCGTCACGGCGTACGACCGTGACGGAGCCGTCGATCTGGACGTCTACCGCGAGCACGTCCGGCGGGGCGTCGAGGCCGGCGCCGCCGCCGTCTTCGCCTGCTGCGGCACCGGCGAGTTCCACGCGCTCACACCCGAGGAGTTCCAGACTTGCGTCCGGGCGGCCGTCGAGGAGACCGCGGGCCGGGTGCCCGTCGTCGCGGGCGCCGGCTACGGGACCGCGCTCGCGGTGCGCTACGCGCGCCTCGCCGAGGAGGCCGGCGCCGACGGGCTGCTCGCCATGCCGCCGTACCTCGTGGTCGCCGGGCAGGAGGGGCTGCTGCGGCACTACACGGAGCTGGCCGACGCCACCTCGCTCGACATCATCGTGTACCAGCGCGACAACGCCGTCTTCACTCCTGAGACCGTGGTGGCGCTGGCCCGCGCCGAGGGGGTCATCGGCTTCAAGGACGGCACCGGCGACCTCGACCTCATGCAGCGCATCGTCAGCGCCGTACGGTCCGAAGTGCCGGGCGACTTCCTGTACTTCAACGGGCTGCCGACCGCCGAACTCACCGGCCTCGCCTACCGGGGCATCGGCATCACGCTCTACTCGTCCGCCGTCTTCTGCTTCGCGCCCGAGATCGCCCTCGCCTTCCACCGCGCCTTCGGCTCCGGCGACGACGCGACCGTCAACCGGCTGCTCGACGGCTTCTACCGGCCGCTCGTCGAGCTGCGCGCCAAGGGCCGCGGTTACGCCGTCTCGCTGGTCAAGGCGGGTGTACGGCTGCGGGGGCTCGACGTGGGCGAGGTGCGGTCACCGCTGCACGAGCCGGCCGAGGACCACATCAAGCAGCTCGCCCAGCTGATCGAGCGCGGCTACGCGCTGCTGGAGGAGGGCAAGTGA